From Roseburia hominis, the proteins below share one genomic window:
- a CDS encoding terminase TerL endonuclease subunit, whose translation MRKLKRYKPTKFKAKDSVYDKEAADFAVSFIECLCHTKGTWAGKPFELIDWQEQIIRDVFGTMKPNGYRQFNTAYIEIPKKQGKSELAAAVALLLCCGDGEERAEVYGCAADRQQASIVFEVAADMVRMCPALNKRVKILASQKRIIFQPTNSFYQVLSAEAYSKHGFNIHGVVFDELHTQPNRKLFDVMTKGSGDARMQPLYFLITTAGTDTNSICYETHQKAKDILEGRKIDPTFYPVIYGADEADDWTDPKVWKKANPSLDITVGIDKVKAACESAKQNPGEENSFRQLRLNQWVKQAVRWMPMEKWDACSFPVDVDELEGRVCYGGLDLSSTTDLTAFALVFPPVDEDDRYIVLPYFWVPEETLDLRVKRDHVPYDVWERKGFLETTEGNVVHYGYIEKFIERLGERFYIREIAYDRWGATQLSQDLEGMGFTVVPFGQGFASMSPPTKELMRLVLEQRIAHGGHPVLRWNMDNIFIRTDPAGNIKADKAKSTEKIDGAIAMIMALDRAIRCGNEKEESVYDTRGLLVF comes from the coding sequence ATGCGGAAGCTGAAGAGATATAAGCCGACAAAGTTCAAGGCGAAGGATTCCGTCTATGACAAAGAGGCGGCGGATTTCGCAGTCAGCTTTATCGAATGTCTGTGTCATACGAAGGGAACCTGGGCTGGGAAGCCTTTTGAACTGATTGACTGGCAGGAGCAGATTATCCGGGATGTGTTCGGGACAATGAAGCCGAATGGATACCGTCAGTTCAACACGGCATATATCGAGATCCCTAAGAAGCAGGGCAAGTCGGAACTTGCTGCGGCGGTTGCGCTTTTGCTCTGTTGTGGAGATGGAGAGGAAAGAGCTGAGGTTTATGGCTGTGCTGCTGACCGGCAGCAGGCTTCCATTGTTTTTGAAGTTGCGGCGGATATGGTTAGGATGTGTCCTGCTCTGAATAAGAGGGTGAAGATACTGGCTTCGCAGAAACGAATCATTTTCCAGCCGACAAACAGCTTTTATCAGGTGCTGTCTGCGGAAGCGTACAGCAAGCATGGCTTCAATATCCACGGCGTGGTTTTTGATGAGCTGCATACTCAGCCGAATAGGAAATTATTCGATGTCATGACGAAGGGTTCTGGGGATGCCAGGATGCAGCCTTTGTATTTCCTGATTACAACTGCTGGGACGGATACAAACAGCATCTGTTATGAGACGCATCAGAAGGCGAAGGACATTCTGGAAGGCCGGAAGATTGATCCGACTTTTTATCCGGTGATCTATGGCGCAGATGAAGCGGATGACTGGACGGATCCGAAGGTCTGGAAGAAGGCGAATCCTTCTTTGGATATCACGGTGGGTATCGACAAGGTAAAGGCGGCCTGTGAATCGGCAAAGCAGAATCCGGGGGAAGAAAACTCCTTCAGACAGTTGAGACTGAACCAGTGGGTGAAGCAGGCTGTCAGATGGATGCCGATGGAGAAATGGGATGCTTGCAGTTTTCCGGTGGATGTGGATGAGCTGGAAGGGCGTGTCTGTTATGGAGGCCTGGATTTGTCGAGTACGACTGACCTGACAGCTTTTGCCCTGGTATTTCCACCGGTGGATGAAGATGATAGGTATATCGTGCTTCCGTATTTCTGGGTTCCGGAGGAAACGTTGGATTTAAGGGTGAAGCGAGACCATGTTCCTTATGATGTGTGGGAGCGGAAGGGCTTTCTGGAAACAACGGAAGGGAATGTGGTACATTACGGATATATTGAGAAGTTCATTGAGCGGCTTGGAGAGAGGTTTTACATCCGGGAGATCGCATACGACAGATGGGGAGCAACGCAATTATCGCAGGATTTGGAAGGTATGGGATTTACAGTGGTTCCGTTTGGGCAGGGTTTTGCTTCCATGTCGCCTCCTACGAAGGAATTGATGAGGTTGGTTCTGGAGCAAAGAATAGCCCATGGCGGTCATCCGGTTCTCAGATGGAACATGGACAATATTTTCATCCGGACGGATCCGGCAGGAAACATCAAGGCGGATAAAGCGAAGTCCACGGAGAAGATTGACGGGGCTATCGCAATGATCATGGCGCTGGACAGGGCGATCCGGTGCGGCAATGAAAAGGAAGAATCGGTTTATGATACAAGAGGATTATTGGTCTTTTGA